In the Synechococcus sp. Nb3U1 genome, one interval contains:
- the psbQ gene encoding photosystem II protein PsbQ, protein MMIKCWRSWLLVGLLTLGLWLGSPVQAANLPPQVQELEQQVTQLQGLVDSEDWLEIRSYIRGPMGLTRKNLTGLAVTLPKEQKQEVIRLTKELGQSLEKLDFAAKGYDQPEVEAAQVKVKKALAQLESLFS, encoded by the coding sequence ATGATGATCAAGTGTTGGCGCAGTTGGCTGCTGGTGGGGCTGTTGACTTTGGGGCTTTGGCTGGGATCCCCGGTGCAGGCGGCCAATTTGCCCCCTCAAGTTCAGGAGCTGGAACAACAAGTCACCCAACTTCAAGGCCTGGTGGATTCGGAAGATTGGCTGGAGATCCGCTCCTACATTCGTGGGCCGATGGGATTGACCCGTAAAAACTTGACAGGACTGGCGGTCACCTTGCCGAAAGAACAAAAGCAAGAGGTCATTCGCCTGACCAAGGAACTGGGCCAAAGCCTGGAAAAATTGGATTTTGCCGCTAAAGGCTACGATCAACCCGAGGTGGAAGCGGCCCAGGTCAAAGTCAAAAAGGCTTTGGCTCAATTGGAGTCTTTGTTCTCCTAG